One window from the genome of Bacillus weihaiensis encodes:
- a CDS encoding DUF5381 family protein, whose amino-acid sequence MIYKNRNVFIKDIRTIDLVRNPLNLINDIVIESFEGDKLKIRTYNLLDEIDYEIVVDKYIYPYLTETAKEVWDRKVNLEKLQRIAKYERGHQNFE is encoded by the coding sequence GTGATATATAAAAATAGAAATGTCTTTATAAAAGATATTCGAACCATTGATTTAGTGAGAAATCCTTTAAATCTAATTAACGACATTGTTATAGAGTCTTTTGAAGGTGACAAGTTAAAGATACGTACATATAACCTCCTTGATGAAATAGATTATGAAATTGTAGTAGATAAGTATATTTATCCCTACTTAACTGAGACTGCAAAGGAGGTTTGGGATCGGAAAGTGAATCTAGAAAAATTACAGAGAATAGCGAAATATGAGAGAGGGCACCAAAACTTTGAGTGA
- a CDS encoding DUF5381 family protein — MNVKSENGSLHIKGSKFMYAWMAVFTFSGIFASLFIISEGFSFESKYSLFYIAGGISLLPIFIYLTVWALPGFKPGKVLLTIIPRENGVVKSKNRTVSIKDIRNIDLIRNPLNLINDIVIESFDGRKFKIRTYNLIDELDYEVMIDKYIYPYMTDNAKEVWDRKVNLEVLLEEVKYEREKIER; from the coding sequence ATGAATGTTAAGAGTGAAAATGGATCGTTACATATTAAAGGCTCAAAATTCATGTATGCATGGATGGCTGTATTCACATTTAGTGGTATATTTGCGAGCCTATTTATTATATCTGAGGGGTTTTCATTTGAATCAAAATATTCTCTATTCTATATAGCAGGAGGTATTTCCCTCTTACCTATTTTTATTTATTTAACTGTATGGGCGCTTCCTGGATTTAAACCAGGAAAAGTCTTGTTGACCATTATCCCGAGAGAAAATGGTGTAGTGAAATCTAAAAATAGAACGGTTTCTATAAAAGATATTCGAAACATCGACTTAATAAGAAACCCGTTAAATCTGATTAATGATATAGTCATAGAATCTTTTGACGGTAGAAAGTTTAAGATTCGAACTTATAACTTAATTGATGAATTAGATTATGAGGTTATGATTGATAAATACATCTATCCATATATGACAGATAACGCAAAGGAAGTATGGGATCGAAAGGTGAATTTGGAAGTATTGCTTGAAGAAGTAAAGTACGAAAGAGAGAAAATCGAGAGGTAG